The following are from one region of the Nicotiana tabacum cultivar K326 chromosome 3, ASM71507v2, whole genome shotgun sequence genome:
- the LOC142178417 gene encoding uncharacterized protein LOC142178417, giving the protein MQVNILMVTNQVIHCQVKDKGSQFECCITFVYDKNKLHERKKLWDQLRMIYNTMQESWLVIGDFNSVLSVNDRINGQPIHQNEIVDFQNCIKDIGVGQLNRKWCQWSWCNKRDAGERIYNNNDWVFGNTSWFTKHSSFEAVYEVPGVSDHSPIEINTEVVRSYLKKPFRLYNVLLYQKEFQESVQEIWNQRIEGHTMHSIWTKLQRMQDRERLMNKEMKSLEKKV; this is encoded by the coding sequence ATGCAAGTCAACATCCTGATGGTCACTAATCAAGTGATCCATTGTCAAGTGAAGGATAAGGGATCCCAATTTGAATGTTGTATTACTTTTGTGTATGACAAAAACAAGTTACATGAAAGGAAGAAATTATGGGATCAACTAAGGATGATTTATAATACAATGCAAGAGTCTTGGTTGGTGATAGGAGACTTTAACAGTGTTCTATCtgtcaatgatagaataaatgGTCAGCCTATTCATCAAAATGAGATAGTAGATTTTCAGAATTGTATAAAAGATATTGGAGTGGGGCAATTGAATAGAAAATGGTGTCAGTGGTCGTGGTGTAACAAAAGAGATGCTGGAGAAAGAATATACAATAATAATGATTGGGTGTTTGGGAATACATCATGGTTTACTAAACATAGTAGCTTTGAAGCAGTGTATGAGGTACCAGGTGTTTCTGATCATTCTCCTATTGAGATAAATACTGAGGTGGTAAGAAGTTACTTGAAAAAACCTTTTAGGCTATATAATGTACTGCTATACCAAAAGGAATTTCAAGAGAGTGTGCAAGAGATATGGAACCAAAGAATTGAAGGGCATACTATGCATTCTATATGGACCAAACTACAAAGAATGCAGGATAGAGAAAGGCTGATGAATAAAGAAATGAAATCTTTAGAAAAGAAGGTGTAG